Part of the Deltaproteobacteria bacterium genome, GTGCAGCTCGCTGGTGGACACGCCCGGAGCGACCTTGGCGATAGCCAGGCGTTGGGCCTCCTGGACCAGATCCAAGGTGCGGCGGAAGGTGTCGCTCGGGGCGTCGCCGATCCACCACGTCCGGGTCTGATCCGAGCAATAGCCGTTCAAGCGGCCGCCCATGTCGATCAAGACCGGGGTTTCCGGGACAAGCCGGGTCTGGCCCGGCGTGGCGTGGGGCAGAGCGCCGTTGGGCCCGAAGCCGACGATGGGCGCGAAGCTCAGGCCCTCGGCTCCGTTTTCCCGAAAGGCTTTCTCCAGCATCCAGGCCACGTCCCGTTCCGTCAGTCCCGGTCCGAGCCGTGGCCGCAGGATATCGTAAACACGGTGGTTCAGGGCGCAGGACGCCCTTAATGCCGCCAACTCCGCGTCATCCTTGATGGTGCGCAATTCCTCCACCAAACGCGGAGCCGGATGCAAATCCAGGTTTTTGGCCAGCTCCAGATACATGTCCGCGCACATGGCCTGGGCCTCGATCCACAGGTCGCGGATACCCTGACTCCGCACGAATTCGGCGATCTTTTCCAGCCGTGGCGCGCCATGAATATGCGTATGCTCCTCGGGCCAGTGACGGCGGGCCTCCTCGGAGAAACGGGCGTCGGTCAGGAGCCAATCCGGACCGCTGGCTTGCAGGAGCAGACAGCCCGAACTTTCGTTGCACTGCCCGTCGTGGAGTTCAAAACCGGACAAATAAAAACGATTGGCCGGATGCAGGACGAGCAGGGCCGGAATGCCGGCCGCGTCCATGAGGCCTTTCAGGGCGGCGATGCGCCGGACGTGATGGGACATGGTGATTTCTCG contains:
- a CDS encoding aminopeptidase P family protein, encoding MSHHVRRIAALKGLMDAAGIPALLVLHPANRFYLSGFELHDGQCNESSGCLLLQASGPDWLLTDARFSEEARRHWPEEHTHIHGAPRLEKIAEFVRSQGIRDLWIEAQAMCADMYLELAKNLDLHPAPRLVEELRTIKDDAELAALRASCALNHRVYDILRPRLGPGLTERDVAWMLEKAFRENGAEGLSFAPIVGFGPNGALPHATPGQTRLVPETPVLIDMGGRLNGYCSDQTRTWWIGDAPSDTFRRTLDLVQEAQRLAIAKVAPGVSTSELHATARDFFTRHGVAEQFTHSLGHGIGLETHEAPGVGPIRPTILKPGMVITVEPGLYYPQWGGVRWEHMVVVTENGHDVL